Proteins co-encoded in one Streptococcus parauberis NCFD 2020 genomic window:
- a CDS encoding beta-class carbonic anhydrase → MSYFEQFLKANQAYVELHGTTHLPNSPKMRVAIVTCMDSRLHVAQALGLALGDAHILRNAGGRITDDMIRSLTISQQQMGTREIVVLHHTDCGAQTFTNESFTAHLHKELGVDVSGQDFLPFENVEDSVREDMAILRKSPLIPEDVVINGAVYDVDSGRMTQVME, encoded by the coding sequence ATGTCATACTTTGAACAATTTTTGAAAGCCAATCAAGCTTATGTGGAACTTCATGGGACTACACATTTGCCAAATAGTCCAAAAATGCGGGTAGCAATAGTCACATGTATGGATTCTCGTCTCCACGTAGCGCAAGCACTAGGACTTGCCCTTGGGGATGCTCATATTTTAAGAAATGCCGGTGGTCGGATTACAGATGATATGATTCGTTCTTTAACAATCTCGCAACAGCAGATGGGGACCCGCGAAATTGTTGTTCTGCACCATACAGACTGTGGTGCGCAGACTTTTACCAATGAAAGTTTCACTGCTCACCTTCACAAAGAGCTAGGTGTCGATGTAAGCGGTCAAGACTTCCTACCTTTTGAAAATGTGGAAGATAGCGTCCGCGAGGACATGGCTATTCTCAGAAAATCACCATTAATTCCTGAAGATGTTGTGATCAATGGCGCGGTCTATGATGTTGACAGTGGCCGAATGACGCAAGTAATGGAATAA
- a CDS encoding TIGR00266 family protein: MVDNRMRFTIDQDMQFPLVEIELEHGESVYLQQGSMVYHTENVTLNTKLNGKGSGLGKLVGAIGRSMVSGESMFITQAISNGEGKLALAPNTPGQVVALELGEKQYRLNDGAFLALDGSAEYKMERQNIGKALFGGQGGLFVMSTDGQGTLLANSFGSIKKITLEGGTMTIDNAHVVAWSRELDYDIHLENGFMQSIGTGEGVVNTFRGHGEVYIQSLNLEQFAGALKRYLPTNSN, translated from the coding sequence ATGGTCGACAATAGGATGAGATTTACGATTGATCAAGACATGCAGTTTCCATTAGTTGAGATTGAACTGGAACATGGGGAATCAGTATACTTACAACAAGGTAGTATGGTCTATCACACTGAAAATGTGACCCTAAATACTAAATTGAACGGTAAGGGATCTGGTTTAGGAAAATTAGTCGGAGCTATTGGTCGTTCGATGGTTTCAGGCGAGTCAATGTTCATCACACAAGCTATTTCCAATGGTGAAGGAAAGCTAGCACTTGCTCCAAATACTCCAGGACAAGTTGTTGCATTAGAATTAGGCGAAAAACAATACCGCCTAAATGATGGTGCTTTTCTAGCCTTAGATGGTTCAGCTGAGTACAAAATGGAACGCCAAAATATTGGTAAAGCGCTGTTTGGTGGTCAAGGTGGATTATTTGTAATGAGCACAGATGGACAAGGAACCTTATTAGCTAACTCATTTGGTTCAATTAAGAAAATTACCCTTGAAGGTGGCACAATGACTATTGATAATGCCCATGTAGTAGCATGGAGTAGAGAACTTGACTATGATATTCATTTAGAAAATGGCTTTATGCAGTCAATTGGAACTGGTGAAGGTGTTGTCAATACCTTTAGAGGTCACGGAGAAGTTTATATTCAAAGTTTAAACCTTGAACAATTTGCTGGTGCCCTTAAACGCTACCTACCAACAAATTCAAATTAA